In Deinococcus humi, a single genomic region encodes these proteins:
- a CDS encoding transposase: MWREEITDGQWQRLAPLLPPKIGLGRPYLDHRPIISGIIWVLRTGAPWRDVPERFGKWTTIQSRFRRWTAKGILGLTRFRVAKVKQL, translated from the coding sequence TTGTGGCGCGAAGAAATCACAGATGGTCAATGGCAACGGCTGGCCCCACTTTTGCCTCCAAAAATCGGTCTTGGAAGACCCTACCTCGACCATCGTCCGATCATCAGCGGGATCATCTGGGTCTTGCGAACAGGTGCGCCCTGGCGAGATGTTCCTGAACGATTCGGCAAGTGGACAACGATCCAAAGCCGGTTCCGTCGGTGGACCGCCAAAGGCATCTTGGGGTTGACTCGGTTTCGAGTCGCTAAGGTTAAGCAGCTGTAG